The Pseudomonas wenzhouensis genome has a segment encoding these proteins:
- a CDS encoding DUF2214 family protein: MTAALVAYLHYLSIFALFALLSIEHVLFKAPLDLARARSLMITDLAYGICAGLVLATGFARVLWFGKGAAYYMGNSLFHAKLGLFILVGLLSILPTVVFFKWRGAVKAAQVPAPSARQVRLVTRSIRLELLLLLVIPLLAALMARGYGVIG, encoded by the coding sequence ATGACTGCCGCACTCGTCGCTTACCTGCACTACCTGTCGATCTTCGCCCTGTTCGCCCTGCTCAGCATCGAGCATGTCCTGTTCAAGGCGCCGCTTGACCTTGCCCGCGCGCGCAGCCTGATGATCACCGACCTGGCCTATGGCATCTGCGCCGGCCTGGTATTGGCTACCGGCTTCGCCCGTGTGCTGTGGTTCGGCAAGGGCGCCGCCTACTACATGGGCAACAGCCTGTTTCACGCCAAACTCGGCCTGTTCATCCTGGTCGGCCTGCTGTCGATCCTGCCTACGGTGGTTTTTTTCAAATGGCGTGGCGCCGTGAAGGCCGCTCAGGTGCCCGCGCCGAGTGCTCGGCAGGTACGCCTGGTGACCCGGAGCATTCGCCTCGAACTGCTGCTGTTGCTGGTGATACCGCTGCTGGCGGCGCTGATGGCGCGCGGCTATGGCGTGATTGGCTGA
- a CDS encoding sensor domain-containing diguanylate cyclase, with amino-acid sequence MLSVQLPANEAKRQQALDNLELLDTPADPYLDALTRLARDVFQVKMALVTLVDRDRQWFKSRQGMDAAETPRSLSYCSHAVLRDAPLIAEDSLTDACFAGSELARNTPDVRFYAGWPLHDSEGLPLGTLCLADPQPRQFGIQEHFRLRDLAYLAEHYLHLQHSSQQASDLRDALSREQRKGMLDPLTQLWNRAGLQHFLALEQVAVKCSSQRLGLIYCDLDHFKQVNDRYGHDGGDHVLWESARRMSSALRPADILARNGGEEFVALTRVHDDTELLQIAERIRLSIASLPIQLDQGELQQTVSLGCTLLGHDESSQDALKRADQALYRAKHGGRNRSELSALPQ; translated from the coding sequence ATGCTCAGCGTTCAGCTGCCCGCTAACGAGGCCAAGCGCCAACAAGCCCTGGATAACCTGGAGCTGCTCGACACCCCCGCCGATCCCTACCTGGACGCCCTGACTCGTCTGGCCCGCGATGTATTTCAGGTGAAGATGGCGCTGGTCACATTGGTTGACCGTGATCGCCAATGGTTCAAGAGCCGCCAGGGGATGGACGCGGCTGAAACACCGCGCAGCCTCTCGTACTGTTCACACGCGGTCCTGCGCGACGCACCGCTCATCGCCGAAGACAGCCTGACAGACGCCTGCTTCGCCGGCTCCGAGTTGGCGCGCAACACCCCCGATGTGCGCTTTTACGCCGGCTGGCCGCTGCACGATAGCGAGGGCCTGCCATTGGGTACCCTCTGCCTGGCCGACCCGCAGCCACGCCAGTTCGGTATTCAGGAACATTTCCGCCTGCGTGACCTGGCCTACCTCGCCGAACACTACCTGCACCTGCAGCACAGTTCGCAACAGGCCAGTGACCTGCGCGACGCGCTCAGCCGTGAGCAGCGCAAGGGCATGCTCGATCCGCTTACGCAACTCTGGAATCGCGCCGGATTGCAGCATTTCCTGGCTCTGGAACAAGTCGCCGTCAAATGCAGCAGCCAGCGCCTGGGCTTGATCTATTGCGATCTGGATCATTTCAAGCAGGTCAACGACAGGTATGGTCATGACGGTGGCGACCATGTGCTCTGGGAAAGCGCCCGACGCATGAGCAGCGCACTACGACCGGCGGATATCCTCGCCCGCAATGGCGGCGAAGAGTTCGTCGCACTCACCCGCGTGCACGATGATACGGAACTGCTGCAGATCGCCGAGCGTATCCGTCTGAGCATCGCCAGCCTGCCCATACAACTCGACCAGGGCGAATTGCAGCAGACGGTCAGCCTGGGCTGCACCCTGCTCGGCCACGACGAGAGCAGCCAGGATGCACTGAAGCGTGCCGACCAGGCGCTGTATCGCGCCAAGCACGGTGGCCGTAACCGCAGTGAGCTAAGCGCGCTGCCCCAGTGA